The proteins below come from a single Paracoccus sp. SCSIO 75233 genomic window:
- a CDS encoding RuBisCO large subunit C-terminal-like domain-containing protein, with protein MDRIIAEYLLETPASPEDVAAMMAGEQSSGTFIRVAGETDELRARSAAEVLSVEELETLPQPSLHSAYLDRKKIGGPYRRARVRIAFPPGNIGKNLPTLAATVSGNLYDIGEITGLKLEGLAIPADYRSRYHLPVLGVSGTRTATGVQGRPIFGTIIKPNVGMRSDDIATLVDRLCAAGVDFIKDDEVCANPDIAPIAERVPAVMAVIRKWQDRRGRQVMMAFNITDETDAMRRHADLVAAEGGSCVMASLNWCGLSGMESLRAHTSLAIHAHRNGFGAVSRHPSLGMSFQPYHALYRLAGIDHMHVHGIGGKFVDTAQEVTAAARACLARLSENGPEDQVMPAFSSGQWAGTLPATLEAAKGPDLMFMCGGGILAHPEGPEAGIASLREAYDVLQSGLSLEQGAQTHPNLAAALAFFGSR; from the coding sequence GTGGACCGGATTATCGCTGAATATCTGTTGGAAACCCCCGCGTCACCCGAAGATGTCGCCGCCATGATGGCGGGGGAACAATCCAGCGGCACCTTCATTCGCGTTGCTGGCGAGACGGATGAATTGCGCGCCCGATCCGCCGCCGAGGTGCTGTCGGTCGAAGAACTGGAGACGTTGCCGCAGCCCTCGCTCCACTCGGCCTATCTCGATCGCAAGAAGATCGGCGGGCCCTATCGACGAGCGCGTGTCAGGATAGCGTTTCCACCCGGAAATATCGGGAAGAACCTGCCGACATTGGCCGCGACTGTGTCTGGCAATCTTTATGATATCGGCGAAATTACCGGGCTGAAGCTGGAAGGACTCGCGATACCGGCGGACTATCGCAGTCGCTACCACCTTCCCGTTCTAGGTGTCTCGGGAACCCGTACCGCCACCGGTGTTCAGGGCCGCCCGATTTTTGGTACGATTATCAAGCCGAATGTCGGGATGCGCAGCGATGATATCGCGACACTGGTCGACCGGCTTTGCGCGGCCGGCGTCGATTTTATCAAGGATGACGAGGTTTGCGCCAATCCTGACATCGCCCCTATTGCAGAACGTGTGCCCGCCGTCATGGCGGTGATCCGCAAATGGCAGGACCGGCGCGGGCGGCAGGTGATGATGGCCTTCAATATCACCGATGAGACCGATGCCATGCGTCGCCATGCCGATCTTGTCGCGGCCGAGGGCGGGTCATGTGTCATGGCCAGCCTCAACTGGTGCGGTTTGTCGGGCATGGAAAGCTTGCGCGCTCACACATCGCTTGCCATTCACGCGCATCGCAATGGCTTCGGCGCTGTTTCGCGGCATCCCTCGCTTGGCATGAGCTTTCAGCCCTATCACGCGCTTTATCGGCTGGCCGGGATCGACCACATGCATGTCCATGGCATCGGCGGTAAGTTCGTTGACACAGCGCAAGAAGTCACCGCAGCCGCCCGCGCCTGTCTGGCACGGCTGTCAGAAAATGGTCCGGAAGATCAGGTGATGCCCGCCTTTTCGTCCGGCCAGTGGGCGGGAACGCTGCCCGCGACGCTGGAGGCCGCGAAGGGCCCGGATCTGATGTTTATGTGTGGCGGCGGCATATTGGCCCATCCTGAAGGGCCTGAGGCCGGTATCGCCTCGCTGCGTGAAGCCTATGACGTGCTGCAATCGGGTTTGTCTCTGGAACAGGGTGCGCAGACGCATCCCAACCTTGCAGCGGCACTCGCCTTCTTCGGCAGCCGCTGA
- a CDS encoding four-carbon acid sugar kinase family protein — translation MSVPVVFVGDDFTGASDSLARYAMAGWRTRLLVGENAPVEEPLDALGIATDLRAETPAGIEAGVERIWPLIAAANPARLHLKICSTFDSSPTIGSVGAMVKALASRFRPDITAVIGGQPSLGRYLAFGHLFAQGPDGQVHRIDRHPVMAQHPVTPMQESDMRLHLAAQSLAPLNLITTSDLAEPLAVAATLRAGPTIFDVGQQGDLARIADILDLVRGRQLLVGASSVAEMLTDNSAAASAPEAPPPMHRGILLFAGSRSSITRAQVEAFRMGPTLRAGPAEICDPVSLIDACVDELSHNRPVLVSLDPDASYSLSASALADQSVEILSQILAQAEIGYLGIAGGDTSSRICSGLGFHSLEFHHQISAGVSICIGRHENEAMNRMRLMLKGGQMGGDLLFDDFCGFAGHRS, via the coding sequence ATGTCGGTACCGGTGGTCTTCGTCGGCGATGATTTCACCGGTGCCTCCGATAGTCTTGCGCGCTATGCAATGGCTGGCTGGCGCACGCGCCTCCTGGTCGGGGAGAACGCTCCGGTCGAGGAGCCGTTGGACGCACTTGGCATCGCGACGGATCTCCGGGCTGAAACACCAGCAGGTATTGAAGCGGGGGTAGAACGGATCTGGCCACTGATCGCAGCGGCGAACCCGGCACGGCTGCACCTGAAAATCTGCTCGACCTTTGATTCCTCGCCCACCATCGGCTCGGTTGGGGCTATGGTCAAGGCGCTCGCGTCCCGCTTTCGCCCCGATATTACCGCAGTGATAGGGGGGCAGCCGAGCCTTGGCCGGTATCTCGCTTTCGGCCATCTTTTCGCGCAGGGTCCAGACGGGCAGGTGCATCGTATCGACCGCCATCCGGTCATGGCGCAGCATCCGGTGACACCGATGCAGGAATCCGACATGCGCCTGCATCTTGCGGCGCAAAGTCTCGCGCCGCTCAATCTGATTACAACATCGGATCTGGCCGAGCCTTTGGCTGTTGCCGCCACGCTCCGGGCGGGGCCGACGATCTTCGATGTCGGGCAGCAGGGAGACCTTGCCCGCATCGCAGACATCCTTGACTTGGTGCGCGGTCGACAATTGCTTGTCGGTGCCAGTTCTGTCGCTGAGATGCTGACCGACAACTCAGCCGCGGCGTCGGCCCCTGAAGCGCCGCCGCCGATGCATCGCGGCATTCTTCTATTTGCTGGCAGCCGGTCATCGATCACCCGCGCCCAGGTCGAGGCATTCAGGATGGGACCCACCTTGCGTGCCGGGCCGGCCGAAATATGTGATCCGGTTTCCCTGATCGATGCATGTGTAGACGAACTCTCCCACAACCGTCCGGTGCTTGTTTCACTGGACCCGGATGCAAGCTATTCGCTTTCTGCATCAGCACTCGCCGATCAGTCGGTCGAGATCCTGTCACAGATCCTTGCACAGGCAGAAATCGGCTATCTGGGAATCGCTGGCGGAGACACCTCAAGCAGAATCTGTTCCGGCCTCGGGTTCCATTCGCTCGAATTTCATCACCAGATCTCGGCAGGCGTGAGCATTTGCATCGGGCGCCATGAGAACGAGGCAATGAACCGGATGCGCCTCATGCTGAAGGGAGGCCAAATGGGAGGCGACCTTTTGTTCGACGACTTCTGTGGTTTTGCGGGTCACCGATCATAG